A region of Chitinophaga horti DNA encodes the following proteins:
- a CDS encoding M23 family metallopeptidase: MKQYALLALIAATYCWAGCKSPAPGLFGKRTPHEMYSARISDAGLEQTALGRLWKAAAAQSLSQPVTVNLPYSEEGYFSADKPLALGLRFIVKRGEKVRIALSVNSRPRAIVYLDLWEMRPDGPKALAAADTAASILEYEPDASTSLLVRMQPELLTSGDYTLNITTGPSLAFPVQGGNRASIGSLWGADRDGGARRHEGIDIFGKKRTPLLAVAPGTVNRVESTNLGGKVVWLRPEGKDYSVYYAHLDEQLVRSGQRVQTGDTVGLLGNTGNAKHTAPHLHFGIYTFGGAVDPLPFVNPLVKTPPRVTGSPDIQRVRTKAATTKIYHAPNSDTGFHSVPQHTFMSVQAAMAGYYRVSLPDGREGYVNTGSVVGLGTPLRQLPVKTAAVIREAPDSLAPRKLQLAAGTKVAVLASYNRYHFVQHEGTEGWIEL, translated from the coding sequence ATGAAACAATATGCCCTTTTAGCCCTCATAGCGGCCACGTATTGTTGGGCCGGCTGTAAAAGCCCTGCACCCGGGCTGTTCGGCAAGCGTACCCCGCATGAAATGTACAGTGCCCGCATCAGCGATGCCGGTCTGGAACAAACCGCCCTGGGCAGGTTGTGGAAAGCCGCAGCCGCTCAAAGTCTTTCCCAACCAGTAACGGTGAATCTTCCCTACAGCGAAGAAGGCTATTTTTCGGCAGATAAGCCGCTGGCCCTTGGCTTACGCTTTATTGTAAAACGCGGCGAAAAAGTGCGTATTGCCCTTTCCGTCAATTCCCGCCCCCGTGCTATCGTGTATCTCGATTTATGGGAGATGCGTCCTGATGGCCCGAAGGCACTTGCTGCCGCCGACACCGCCGCCAGCATACTTGAATACGAACCGGATGCGAGTACCAGCCTGCTCGTGCGCATGCAACCCGAACTGCTCACGAGTGGCGATTACACGCTGAACATTACCACCGGCCCCTCACTCGCCTTCCCTGTACAAGGTGGCAACCGCGCCAGCATTGGCAGCTTATGGGGTGCCGACCGTGACGGTGGTGCCAGGCGGCATGAAGGCATCGACATATTCGGTAAAAAACGTACGCCCTTACTGGCCGTAGCCCCCGGCACCGTGAACCGCGTCGAGTCTACTAACCTGGGTGGCAAAGTAGTATGGTTACGGCCAGAGGGAAAAGACTACAGCGTGTATTATGCTCACCTGGACGAGCAGCTCGTCCGCTCCGGCCAGCGCGTACAAACAGGCGACACGGTAGGCTTGCTGGGCAATACCGGCAACGCCAAACACACCGCGCCGCACCTGCATTTTGGCATCTACACTTTTGGTGGCGCAGTCGATCCGCTCCCATTCGTAAACCCACTGGTTAAAACGCCCCCACGCGTTACCGGCAGTCCGGATATACAACGCGTCAGAACAAAAGCAGCCACCACCAAAATATATCATGCTCCGAACAGCGACACCGGCTTTCATAGCGTGCCGCAACATACGTTTATGTCGGTACAGGCGGCCATGGCCGGCTACTATCGTGTATCCCTGCCCGATGGGCGGGAGGGCTATGTGAATACGGGCAGCGTGGTGGGTCTTGGTACACCGTTACGGCAGCTGCCGGTAAAAACAGCAGCCGTTATTCGTGAGGCGCCGGATTCGTTGGCACCACGTAAGTTGCAGCTCGCCGCCGGGACTAAGGTGGCGGTGTTGGCGAGTTATAACCGGTATCACTTTGTACAGCATGAGGGTACCGAGGGGTGGATTGAATTGTAA
- a CDS encoding DUF2809 domain-containing protein codes for MFRFHKGYFFLSLALFAIEIYIALYVRDEIIRPYVGDFLAVIWLYTLLRAFVNIRTFPAAIAVLLFAYALETAQYFQLVKRLGLGHSRFFNIVIGNRFEWVDMIAYTAGIAAVLIVEKLRTKKGRL; via the coding sequence ATGTTTCGTTTTCACAAAGGTTATTTCTTCCTATCCCTCGCACTTTTCGCTATCGAAATTTACATCGCCCTCTACGTCCGCGATGAAATCATCCGCCCTTACGTAGGCGATTTCCTGGCAGTGATATGGTTATATACTTTACTACGCGCGTTCGTCAATATCCGCACCTTTCCTGCAGCGATCGCGGTGTTACTTTTCGCGTACGCGCTGGAAACAGCGCAATACTTTCAGTTAGTTAAACGCCTGGGCCTCGGGCATTCGCGTTTCTTTAATATCGTTATCGGCAACCGCTTCGAATGGGTGGACATGATTGCTTATACGGCAGGGATTGCAGCGGTATTGATCGTTGAGAAACTAAGGACCAAAAAAGGCCGGCTATAG